One region of Planctomycetia bacterium genomic DNA includes:
- a CDS encoding nucleotidyl transferase AbiEii/AbiGii toxin family protein has protein sequence MTISAKLFDALDIQCAAFEKRKIKYALIGGVALSYLGHARFTKDIDFIVQIPQISLPGLLDELNQQGFELDQSQAIRAWTQDKVLVLHFDGYRIDWLNPPLALYQHVIETAKEVIWKSKPISVATPESMVLLKLIAFRDNDKSDIQALIAGFSEKLNLSYIESEWQTIGDLSDPPMQWFKEHYQQITTRSK, from the coding sequence ATGACGATTTCAGCCAAACTGTTTGATGCACTGGATATCCAGTGTGCAGCCTTTGAGAAACGAAAGATAAAATATGCACTGATTGGCGGGGTCGCCCTCAGTTACCTTGGACACGCACGTTTCACCAAGGATATTGATTTCATTGTGCAGATCCCGCAGATTTCACTCCCGGGTTTGCTTGATGAATTGAATCAGCAAGGTTTTGAACTTGATCAATCCCAAGCCATCCGAGCCTGGACACAGGACAAAGTGTTAGTGCTCCATTTTGATGGTTATCGAATCGATTGGCTGAACCCTCCTTTGGCGTTGTACCAACATGTAATCGAAACTGCCAAGGAAGTGATATGGAAGAGCAAGCCCATCTCTGTGGCAACGCCGGAATCCATGGTCCTGCTCAAACTCATTGCATTTCGGGATAATGATAAATCTGATATTCAGGCACTGATTGCCGGTTTCAGCGAAAAACTCAACCTTTCCTACATAGAATCTGAATGGCAAACAATAGGCGATCTCTCCGACCCGCCAATGCAGTGGTTCAAAGAACACTACCAACAGATCACCACGCGTTCCAAATAG
- a CDS encoding DNA gyrase subunit B → MAEVPPVSNGQVYDESNIQVLKNAAHIRQNPGMYIGASSEAGMHHLFYEVIHNSIDEAMAGYCKNISVSIHVDGSISIEDDGRGIPVNIHPEYNRPTLELVMCEVGAGGKFNKDSYKISGGLHGMGIKAVNALSEWTTVQVRRNDKLYQQDYERGVPSTPIQELGATQGTGTKITFRPDPEPPFFPNCEFNYDTIESRLRELAFLNPGLCIKLKDERVEGREESFLYEGGIVDYLAWMNRTDDALHPAVYVNDSRDGVDVQAALQYITAEAERIRGYSNNIHNSGGGTHVSGLRTALTRTIGNYASKQGMVKESMNLQGDDFREGLTAIINLRAPHPQYNNQAKEKLTTAEIEGIVASVVGEKLGRFLEENPAIAKKIVQKVILAAEAREAAAKARQLVRKTKNILNSGGLPGKLMDCRSKNRDECEIFLVEGDSAGGSADGGRDSYYQAVLPLRGKILNVEKARIDKMLANEEICNIIAAVGTDIGQAEDTSKRNYGKIILLTDADVDGSHIRTLILTFLYRQMPLMVSEGHIYLAQPPLYRVIQKKQTRYVQTKEMMDRELLDRGVNGTSLKIENSKSLAGEQLKPLLSVLHALETPVNTLERKGVTLPQLLKHAQQGVLPSCRVFFGGKESWFKTLPEAEAYIQAETAAKPDLPAAELQELHEVKALMRHAEKLKDFGLGIDCLITPPAVAGVEPPPRYSLENGDITRSLTDLRFMPEQIRLFGEKGMSITRFKGLGEMNPEELWDTTLDPEKRTLLKVKLEDAIKADEMFRILMGDKVEPRREFIERHALEVRNLDV, encoded by the coding sequence ATGGCTGAAGTGCCTCCAGTTTCTAACGGTCAAGTTTACGATGAAAGCAATATTCAAGTTCTGAAGAATGCAGCCCATATCCGGCAGAATCCGGGTATGTACATTGGGGCTTCATCTGAAGCAGGCATGCACCATCTCTTTTATGAAGTCATTCATAATTCCATTGATGAAGCTATGGCGGGATATTGCAAGAACATCAGCGTATCCATCCATGTCGATGGCAGCATCAGCATTGAAGACGATGGCCGAGGCATCCCTGTTAACATTCACCCGGAGTACAACAGGCCAACGCTTGAACTGGTCATGTGCGAAGTAGGCGCGGGTGGCAAGTTCAACAAGGACAGCTACAAGATTTCGGGTGGCTTGCATGGAATGGGCATCAAAGCCGTCAATGCACTTTCCGAATGGACCACAGTTCAAGTCCGCCGTAACGACAAATTGTATCAGCAGGATTACGAACGCGGTGTACCCAGCACTCCCATTCAGGAACTGGGCGCTACACAGGGAACTGGTACGAAAATCACCTTCCGTCCTGATCCTGAACCACCTTTCTTCCCGAATTGCGAATTCAACTACGATACGATCGAAAGCCGCCTGCGAGAACTGGCATTTCTCAACCCCGGGCTTTGCATCAAGCTGAAAGATGAACGGGTGGAAGGGCGTGAAGAATCATTCCTCTATGAAGGTGGCATCGTTGATTATCTCGCCTGGATGAACCGTACGGATGACGCTCTGCATCCGGCAGTATACGTCAATGATTCACGCGATGGCGTAGATGTACAGGCTGCGCTGCAGTACATCACCGCTGAAGCAGAACGTATTCGAGGCTATTCCAACAACATCCATAACTCTGGCGGTGGCACACATGTCTCAGGCTTGCGTACGGCGCTAACACGTACTATTGGCAACTATGCTTCCAAGCAGGGTATGGTTAAGGAAAGCATGAACCTTCAAGGTGATGATTTTCGCGAAGGGCTGACCGCCATCATCAACCTCCGTGCCCCTCATCCGCAGTACAACAACCAGGCAAAGGAAAAACTGACCACAGCAGAAATTGAAGGAATCGTGGCCAGCGTGGTAGGAGAAAAACTGGGCAGGTTCCTGGAAGAAAACCCCGCCATCGCCAAGAAGATCGTACAAAAAGTAATCCTGGCTGCTGAGGCACGTGAAGCTGCAGCCAAAGCCCGGCAGTTGGTTCGCAAAACCAAAAACATTCTGAACAGTGGCGGCCTGCCTGGCAAGCTGATGGATTGTCGCAGCAAAAACCGCGATGAATGTGAGATATTCCTCGTGGAAGGTGACTCGGCAGGTGGCTCAGCAGATGGTGGTCGCGACAGTTATTACCAGGCTGTACTTCCACTTCGTGGAAAAATTCTCAACGTTGAAAAAGCCCGTATCGACAAAATGCTGGCCAACGAAGAAATCTGCAACATTATTGCCGCTGTCGGTACCGACATTGGCCAGGCGGAAGACACCTCCAAACGCAACTATGGCAAGATTATCCTGCTCACCGATGCCGATGTTGACGGCAGCCACATTCGCACCCTGATACTGACGTTTCTGTACCGCCAGATGCCCCTCATGGTGAGCGAAGGACATATTTATCTTGCCCAGCCACCACTCTATCGCGTGATTCAGAAAAAACAGACACGCTACGTTCAAACCAAGGAAATGATGGATAGAGAGTTATTGGATCGAGGTGTTAATGGTACCTCGCTGAAAATCGAAAACAGCAAATCACTGGCGGGCGAACAGTTGAAACCGCTCCTTAGCGTGCTTCATGCACTGGAAACTCCCGTCAACACGCTGGAACGCAAAGGCGTAACGCTTCCCCAATTGCTGAAACATGCACAACAAGGTGTTCTGCCTTCGTGTCGGGTGTTCTTCGGCGGCAAGGAAAGCTGGTTCAAGACTTTACCAGAGGCAGAAGCCTATATCCAGGCCGAGACAGCTGCGAAGCCTGACCTTCCCGCTGCTGAACTCCAGGAACTGCATGAAGTGAAAGCATTGATGCGACATGCCGAAAAGTTGAAAGATTTTGGTCTGGGCATTGATTGTCTGATTACCCCGCCAGCGGTTGCCGGCGTTGAGCCTCCTCCACGATATTCTCTGGAAAATGGCGACATTACACGCTCGCTGACCGATCTGCGATTCATGCCGGAACAGATTCGCCTGTTTGGTGAAAAAGGCATGTCGATCACGCGGTTCAAGGGATTGGGAGAAATGAACCCAGAAGAACTCTGGGATACCACGCTTGATCCGGAAAAGCGAACGCTACTGAAGGTCAAGCTGGAAGATGCCATCAAGGCGGATGAAATGTTCCGCATTCTGATGGGCGACAAGGTGGAACCCCGACGGGAGTTCATCGAACGGCATGCTTTAGAGGTTCGTAATCTGGATGTGTAA
- a CDS encoding ABC-2 family transporter protein — protein MQTSGIPVLSPLQVLAKYTNICRTALIERLAYRGDFFFGTLLRFLPMLTTILLWTAIYRGAGTEKLSDFRFNEMIAYLLLVHVSRMFSSMPGLSNGIARDIRQGDLKKYLVQPLDMIGWLLAYRIAHKIAYIITAVPPYAIIFGLAYSYFDTGPWGWQLCAYVFALLLGFAIGFFFEICMGCIGFWMLEVSSLLYIINTINFFVSGHMFPLDLLPTGWAEGLKLLPFQYLAYFPAMVFLNKIEGWDLIRGLLIGTGWAVGCMIFARIFYLRGLKRYSAFGG, from the coding sequence ATGCAGACATCAGGAATCCCCGTGTTGTCTCCACTGCAGGTATTGGCCAAGTATACCAATATCTGCCGAACTGCTCTGATTGAAAGACTGGCATATCGGGGCGATTTTTTCTTCGGCACCCTGCTCCGTTTCCTGCCGATGTTAACCACGATTCTGCTGTGGACAGCCATTTACAGGGGAGCAGGCACCGAGAAATTATCTGACTTTCGCTTCAATGAAATGATTGCCTACCTGCTGCTGGTGCATGTCAGCAGGATGTTCTCCTCCATGCCTGGCCTCTCGAATGGCATCGCGAGAGACATCAGACAGGGTGACCTCAAGAAATATCTCGTTCAGCCTCTGGATATGATTGGCTGGTTGCTGGCATACCGCATTGCTCACAAAATTGCCTACATCATTACTGCGGTTCCACCGTATGCCATCATCTTTGGATTAGCGTACAGCTACTTCGATACTGGTCCGTGGGGCTGGCAGTTGTGTGCCTACGTGTTTGCACTCCTCCTGGGATTTGCCATTGGGTTCTTCTTTGAAATCTGCATGGGTTGCATCGGTTTCTGGATGCTGGAAGTTTCCTCTCTGCTTTACATCATCAACACCATCAATTTCTTCGTTTCGGGACATATGTTCCCACTCGATTTGTTACCCACGGGTTGGGCTGAAGGATTAAAACTGTTGCCTTTCCAATACCTGGCATACTTTCCAGCCATGGTTTTCCTCAACAAAATTGAAGGTTGGGACCTGATTCGAGGATTACTCATCGGCACGGGTTGGGCCGTTGGCTGCATGATTTTCGCCCGCATTTTCTACCTACGAGGCTTGAAGAGATACAGTGCTTTTGGTGGGTAA
- the guaA gene encoding glutamine-hydrolyzing GMP synthase translates to MSIHHDERILIFDFGAQYVQLIARRVRELHVFAQIVRADLPASRVKELAPTGIILSGSPHSVYDQGAPTCDPAIFDLGIPILGLCYGMQLTCHLLGGQVKPAKEREFGRAHLQIQKTDHPLMAGLPQETTVWMSHGDQVIDAGGLFTPLASTSTCPIAAVQHQTKPVYGLQFHPEVSHTPLGSILLKNFLYQICGCTGQWKMQSFVRETIDELKTRIGNDRVICGLSGGVDSAVVAALLIKAAGTQVACIFVNNGLLRAGEVESVRETFENHFKADLHVVDAREQFLNALKGVTDPQQKRKLIGHIFIDVFQKEAKNIQGARFLAQGTLYPDVIESGAAADGPAATIKTHHNVGGLPEQLGFELIEPLRDLFKDEVRAMGLELGLPESMVWRHPFPGPGLAVRCLGAVEEAKLNILRQADAIFLDELHKAHLYREVSQAFAVLLPVQTVGVMGDGRTYDSVVALRAVKTDDFMTADWAHLPHEFLSKVSTRIINEVRGVNRVAYDISSKPPATIEWE, encoded by the coding sequence ATGAGTATTCACCACGATGAACGCATCCTGATTTTTGATTTCGGAGCCCAATATGTGCAGTTAATTGCACGACGGGTAAGGGAACTTCATGTCTTCGCTCAGATTGTTCGTGCTGACCTGCCTGCATCACGCGTAAAAGAACTGGCGCCGACGGGAATCATTCTCTCTGGTAGCCCCCATAGTGTTTACGATCAAGGTGCACCGACGTGCGATCCAGCCATCTTTGATCTGGGCATTCCCATTCTCGGATTGTGCTATGGGATGCAATTAACCTGTCATTTGCTGGGTGGACAGGTCAAGCCAGCCAAAGAACGGGAGTTTGGGCGAGCTCATCTGCAGATACAGAAAACTGATCATCCACTGATGGCCGGCCTGCCCCAGGAAACTACCGTCTGGATGAGTCATGGCGATCAGGTGATTGATGCCGGTGGGTTGTTCACTCCACTGGCCTCCACCTCCACGTGCCCGATTGCAGCAGTGCAACACCAAACCAAACCGGTCTATGGTTTGCAATTTCATCCCGAAGTAAGTCACACACCACTGGGCAGCATCCTGCTGAAGAACTTCTTATATCAGATATGTGGATGCACCGGTCAATGGAAAATGCAGTCATTTGTCCGTGAAACCATTGATGAATTGAAAACACGCATTGGAAATGACCGAGTCATCTGCGGGTTATCAGGTGGTGTTGATTCTGCAGTAGTCGCTGCACTCTTGATCAAGGCTGCCGGCACACAGGTGGCTTGCATCTTTGTGAACAACGGCCTGCTGCGTGCCGGTGAAGTGGAATCCGTTCGCGAGACTTTTGAAAATCATTTCAAAGCTGATCTGCATGTTGTCGATGCCAGAGAACAATTCTTGAATGCCTTGAAAGGTGTGACCGATCCGCAACAGAAACGTAAGCTGATCGGACATATCTTTATCGATGTCTTCCAAAAGGAAGCTAAAAATATACAAGGCGCCAGATTCCTGGCACAGGGCACCCTTTACCCGGATGTCATCGAAAGTGGTGCAGCAGCAGACGGTCCAGCAGCTACCATAAAAACCCACCACAATGTAGGCGGATTGCCTGAACAATTAGGGTTTGAACTGATTGAACCACTTCGCGATTTGTTCAAGGATGAAGTCCGTGCCATGGGACTTGAACTTGGATTGCCTGAATCCATGGTCTGGAGGCATCCATTCCCTGGTCCAGGGCTGGCGGTTCGCTGCCTGGGCGCAGTCGAAGAAGCAAAGTTGAATATCCTTCGCCAGGCAGATGCCATCTTTCTGGATGAACTGCACAAGGCCCACTTGTATCGTGAAGTCTCACAGGCCTTTGCGGTACTGCTGCCGGTACAAACCGTTGGTGTGATGGGAGATGGACGAACGTATGACAGCGTCGTTGCCTTGCGTGCGGTCAAAACAGATGATTTCATGACAGCAGACTGGGCACATTTACCGCATGAATTTCTCAGCAAAGTATCTACACGCATCATCAACGAAGTACGCGGAGTGAACCGCGTGGCTTACGATATCAGCAGCAAGCCACCGGCCACCATTGAATGGGAATAA
- a CDS encoding DNA polymerase: MSLRYLFIDMNAYFASVEQHDNPSLRGKPVAVAPVLAETSCCIAASYEAKKRGVKTGTGIREARQLCPEIIVVQAQPRRYVELHHQIVDAVEKVVHVDKVMSIDEMACRLLGEEREPGKARNLALEIKGTIRQTLGETLRCSIGIGPNVMLAKVAADMQKPDGLTMIEKQELPGMLESLHLEDLPGIGRRMRKRLNKQGLVSIRQLCQLSKRELCLLWGSSVLGSRWYYALRGEDIEEVPTRRSSVGHSHVLPPQLRCDTDAWAVLQRMLYKAAMRLRHDHLKAQSITVHLDFLGQDGWGLRRRIDPTADTPTLLKLLHHLYWRKPAGKILKVGVVLGDVVDARQIPEHLFPQDRNLLALSKTMDEVNQKFGIQGAYFGGLHNVLQRAPMRIAFNRIPNVALEALSEDSPAPPPVKSLFPYSSGGAWGSPPGGVPNRK; the protein is encoded by the coding sequence ATGTCGCTGCGTTACCTGTTCATTGATATGAACGCCTATTTTGCTTCAGTGGAGCAGCATGATAACCCTTCGCTGCGTGGCAAGCCAGTAGCTGTTGCTCCGGTTCTGGCTGAAACGAGTTGCTGCATAGCTGCCAGTTACGAAGCCAAGAAGCGGGGTGTGAAAACCGGAACCGGAATACGTGAAGCCAGACAGTTGTGTCCGGAAATCATCGTCGTACAGGCCCAACCACGACGGTATGTTGAGCTTCACCATCAGATTGTGGATGCTGTAGAGAAGGTTGTGCATGTCGATAAGGTCATGTCGATAGATGAGATGGCGTGTCGACTTCTGGGAGAAGAGCGTGAACCAGGCAAAGCCCGCAACCTGGCCCTGGAAATCAAGGGAACCATTCGGCAAACCCTGGGAGAGACGCTGCGTTGTTCCATCGGGATCGGGCCCAATGTCATGCTGGCCAAAGTCGCTGCTGACATGCAGAAGCCCGACGGTTTGACCATGATCGAAAAACAGGAACTTCCCGGCATGCTGGAGTCACTGCACCTGGAAGATTTACCCGGCATCGGCAGACGGATGCGTAAGCGGCTGAACAAGCAGGGGCTGGTTTCCATTCGGCAACTCTGCCAGTTATCCAAGCGGGAGTTGTGCCTGCTGTGGGGAAGCAGCGTGCTGGGCAGTCGATGGTATTATGCACTCCGAGGCGAAGATATTGAAGAGGTACCGACACGACGAAGTTCGGTAGGCCATTCCCATGTGCTGCCTCCGCAACTTCGGTGCGACACCGATGCTTGGGCGGTTCTGCAGCGCATGTTGTACAAGGCAGCGATGCGGCTACGGCATGATCATCTCAAAGCCCAGTCAATTACCGTTCATCTCGATTTCCTGGGACAGGATGGTTGGGGGTTGCGTCGCCGCATTGATCCCACGGCTGATACCCCTACTCTGCTCAAGCTACTGCATCATCTTTACTGGCGCAAGCCTGCTGGAAAAATTCTGAAAGTAGGCGTGGTTCTGGGTGATGTAGTTGATGCACGACAGATTCCCGAACACCTGTTCCCGCAGGATCGCAATCTGCTGGCTCTTTCCAAAACCATGGACGAAGTGAATCAGAAATTTGGCATTCAAGGTGCTTACTTTGGTGGCCTGCACAACGTGTTGCAACGAGCACCGATGCGGATTGCGTTTAACCGTATTCCCAATGTAGCCCTGGAAGCACTCAGTGAAGATTCCCCTGCTCCACCACCGGTGAAGTCGCTGTTTCCCTACAGCAGTGGCGGAGCCTGGGGAAGCCCGCCCGGAGGAGTTCCGAATCGAAAATAG
- a CDS encoding serine/threonine protein kinase, translated as MQAMFADLTHPSRDQLRSFVANKLDQAEMALIRNHLRICHGCQDILQRMNVESDPVSDTYNIAQDTLDTGSKPIIPLDATAALAELPLVLANHPRFNIINMLGSGSMGTVYRAMDQVTGQFVAIKVLQAMDAQSFQRFRREMELLTKLNHPNLVSLYDADLAGETPYLVMECVEGISLDRLITRQGIFRVPDACEIVYQVASGLEHAHSKNVIHRDIKPSNIMVTPTGQVKLLDWGLARIWDGVQSSHQDINITVAHQTVGTPDYIAPEQLEDSRTVDARADIYSLGGTLFTLLTGKAPRDWRTGNVVAYQWLQRPDVTVSAIRADTKSPLRKILIRMLELQRDKRINSTSDLLEYLKPFCKDADLKALIANDRPYHPLDSAQAGIIHYIMLAVIVILIGASLIIAWLKQR; from the coding sequence ATGCAGGCCATGTTCGCTGATCTCACTCATCCCAGTCGCGACCAACTTCGTTCGTTTGTTGCGAACAAGCTGGATCAGGCAGAAATGGCTCTGATCAGGAATCACCTGCGCATCTGCCATGGCTGTCAGGACATCTTGCAACGAATGAATGTCGAGAGTGATCCGGTTTCCGATACTTACAATATCGCACAGGACACCCTCGATACCGGAAGTAAACCGATCATTCCGTTGGATGCGACGGCGGCACTGGCTGAATTGCCCCTGGTGCTGGCCAATCATCCGCGGTTTAACATCATCAATATGCTCGGTTCCGGCAGTATGGGAACTGTCTACCGGGCTATGGATCAAGTGACTGGGCAATTTGTCGCCATCAAAGTACTGCAGGCCATGGATGCTCAGAGTTTCCAGAGATTCAGGCGTGAGATGGAACTTCTCACCAAGCTCAATCATCCCAATCTTGTCTCTTTGTATGATGCTGACCTGGCGGGTGAGACACCTTACCTGGTGATGGAATGCGTGGAAGGCATCAGCCTGGACAGGTTGATTACCCGGCAGGGTATTTTCCGTGTACCCGATGCCTGTGAAATCGTCTACCAGGTGGCATCAGGCCTGGAGCACGCACACAGCAAGAATGTCATTCACCGGGATATTAAGCCATCCAACATCATGGTCACACCTACCGGGCAGGTGAAACTGCTCGACTGGGGGCTGGCACGTATCTGGGATGGTGTGCAGAGTAGTCACCAGGATATTAACATTACCGTTGCTCACCAGACTGTAGGCACACCCGATTACATTGCACCGGAACAACTGGAAGACAGCAGAACGGTTGATGCCCGTGCCGACATTTACAGTTTAGGCGGAACGTTGTTTACCCTTCTGACAGGCAAAGCCCCCCGAGACTGGCGAACGGGTAATGTTGTTGCTTACCAGTGGCTACAACGACCCGATGTGACCGTCAGCGCCATTCGGGCTGATACGAAAAGTCCGTTGCGAAAAATTCTCATCCGCATGCTCGAATTGCAACGTGATAAGCGCATTAATTCTACATCAGATTTGCTGGAATACCTGAAGCCTTTTTGCAAGGATGCAGATCTGAAGGCACTGATCGCTAATGATCGCCCCTACCATCCACTCGATTCTGCTCAGGCTGGTATCATTCACTACATCATGCTGGCCGTGATAGTCATTCTCATCGGCGCATCGCTGATCATAGCCTGGCTTAAACAGCGCTAA
- a CDS encoding sugar phosphate isomerase/epimerase: MNMLRRRLLQTSLAGVLAGSINLPLMSAPTRKVRLKKAVKFSMIKAPSIMERFELAKKCGFMGVEIDSPNELDRTEMVQARDKTGIVIHGTIDSVHWNKRLSDPNPEVRAQGLEALKIAMNDAKFYEADTCLLVPGAVKNKETENFDQCWERSTAEIKKVLPLAEKLNIKIAIEVVWNDFLTTPEMLIKYVDQFQSPWVGAYFDASNMMKYGVPSEEWIRKLGKRMLKLDFKGYHHDRKWVKIGEGSENWPAILQACEEVGYNSWATAEVPGGGKKELMDISRRMDKILELT, from the coding sequence ATGAACATGTTACGACGCAGATTACTTCAAACCAGCCTGGCTGGTGTCCTCGCTGGTTCGATCAACTTACCGCTGATGTCGGCACCAACAAGAAAAGTGCGTCTGAAGAAAGCTGTAAAATTCAGCATGATCAAAGCCCCAAGCATTATGGAGCGTTTTGAACTGGCCAAAAAATGCGGGTTCATGGGTGTCGAGATTGATTCTCCCAATGAACTGGATCGCACGGAAATGGTGCAGGCGCGGGATAAAACCGGCATTGTCATTCATGGCACCATCGATTCGGTTCACTGGAACAAGCGACTGTCTGACCCCAATCCTGAGGTAAGAGCCCAGGGCTTGGAAGCTCTCAAAATAGCGATGAATGATGCAAAATTTTATGAAGCTGACACCTGTCTGCTCGTTCCGGGTGCAGTGAAGAACAAGGAAACGGAAAACTTTGATCAGTGCTGGGAGCGCTCGACGGCGGAAATCAAAAAAGTGCTCCCCCTGGCGGAAAAGCTGAACATCAAAATAGCCATCGAAGTGGTATGGAACGACTTCCTGACAACCCCGGAAATGCTTATCAAATACGTGGATCAATTCCAGTCTCCCTGGGTGGGAGCTTACTTTGATGCATCCAACATGATGAAGTATGGCGTGCCATCTGAAGAATGGATTCGCAAACTAGGCAAGCGCATGCTGAAGCTCGATTTCAAAGGTTATCACCATGATCGCAAATGGGTCAAGATCGGTGAGGGCAGTGAGAACTGGCCAGCCATCCTCCAGGCCTGCGAAGAAGTAGGCTACAACAGTTGGGCCACGGCAGAAGTTCCAGGTGGCGGTAAAAAAGAGCTGATGGATATCAGCCGAAGGATGGACAAGATTCTCGAACTGACTTAG